Proteins encoded together in one Planctomycetaceae bacterium window:
- a CDS encoding type II secretion system protein GspK, protein MLIIVLVVVVMVALAGFGFLADMTTEYEAAKISGDLLQAQQTMASAESFLTAHTERIAAGLTSEQSVAAGFSSTSQMSADGIGGSGFRSRVVAPLQSDRQPRESSFGETGTVDSWRFSVVKRMPAPATTISDILPLESPGDYGVDALSPSLEFGLQNESAKLHLGTLLQRDESIPGSGRTALMQFPGMNEQAADAILDWLDADDEPREFGAEADYYQRLNPPYRPRNDVPLSLQELLFVKGVRRQMFYGSAALPETIDRDEAIAWEDLLTVHSAERNVSGDGLPRLNLNDSTTTDLAAFEAQLAPILTDELARFIRLVRMYGVVYSTSAGVSPLAVDVSPSTATSFFPITDLSDLVDSAVQLPSSSGGVLVNSPLKSDSAEFAEWLRILEDRTSTDSSRVLTGRINIHLASERVLRTLFEDPAIAAQVVQQRATLSESERLSTAWLLTRRVIDVPTYRQIHRDITTRGDVHSAQIVVFRLIGGPILRRKVIIDAANQPARVVDWTDLTGHGLTVPLFELHSPLNEPMSDVESSSFGSRFEGRSP, encoded by the coding sequence GTGCTGATCATTGTGCTGGTTGTGGTCGTCATGGTCGCGTTGGCGGGTTTCGGATTTCTGGCTGACATGACGACGGAGTACGAAGCCGCGAAAATCAGCGGCGATCTGCTGCAGGCTCAACAGACGATGGCCAGTGCGGAATCCTTTCTGACGGCGCACACCGAACGGATCGCAGCGGGGCTGACTTCCGAGCAGTCCGTTGCTGCCGGCTTCTCTTCCACGTCGCAGATGTCGGCGGATGGAATCGGCGGCAGCGGTTTTCGATCCCGAGTCGTCGCTCCATTGCAGTCGGATCGGCAGCCTCGCGAATCATCGTTCGGCGAAACAGGCACCGTTGACAGTTGGCGATTCTCTGTCGTCAAGCGAATGCCCGCGCCAGCCACAACGATCAGTGATATTCTTCCGCTTGAATCGCCCGGCGACTACGGCGTCGACGCGTTGTCACCGTCACTGGAATTCGGTCTGCAGAACGAATCCGCGAAGCTGCATCTGGGGACGCTTCTGCAGCGGGATGAATCCATTCCGGGCTCCGGACGCACAGCGCTGATGCAGTTTCCGGGAATGAACGAACAGGCTGCGGACGCGATTCTCGACTGGCTCGACGCCGACGACGAACCTCGCGAATTTGGCGCCGAAGCGGACTACTATCAGCGGCTGAATCCGCCCTATCGTCCGAGAAATGACGTCCCGCTGTCGCTGCAGGAGCTTCTGTTCGTGAAGGGTGTTCGCCGTCAGATGTTCTATGGTTCGGCGGCGCTGCCGGAGACCATCGATCGCGACGAAGCCATCGCGTGGGAAGACCTGCTGACCGTTCACAGCGCGGAACGAAATGTTTCCGGCGACGGTTTGCCGCGGCTGAATCTGAACGACAGCACAACCACGGATCTGGCGGCATTCGAAGCGCAGCTGGCTCCGATTCTGACCGACGAACTGGCTCGCTTCATTCGACTGGTACGGATGTACGGCGTTGTGTATTCGACGTCGGCGGGCGTCTCACCGTTGGCGGTTGATGTGTCGCCGAGTACCGCGACTTCGTTCTTTCCGATTACTGACCTGTCGGACCTGGTGGATTCCGCAGTACAGCTTCCTTCTTCGTCCGGAGGTGTTCTGGTCAACAGTCCGCTGAAGAGCGACAGTGCGGAATTTGCCGAATGGCTGCGAATCCTGGAAGACCGCACGTCAACCGATTCTTCCCGCGTTCTGACAGGGCGAATCAACATCCATCTGGCGTCGGAGCGTGTGCTGCGGACTCTGTTCGAAGACCCCGCGATCGCAGCGCAGGTTGTGCAGCAGCGAGCCACGCTGTCGGAGAGCGAACGGCTGTCGACGGCGTGGCTGCTGACTCGCCGCGTCATCGACGTGCCGACGTATCGGCAGATTCACCGCGACATTACGACGAGGGGAGACGTTCATTCCGCGCAGATCGTGGTGTTTCGACTGATCGGCGGGCCAATACTGCGCCGCAAAGTGATAATCGATGCTGCCAATCAACCGGCCAGAGTCGTAGACTGGACGGACCTGACGGGGCACGGCCTGACGGTTCCGCTTTTCGAATTGCATTCACCGCTGAACGAGCCGATGTCGGATGTGGAATCGAGTTCCTTTGGCTCGCGGTTCGAAGGCCGCAGCCCGTGA
- a CDS encoding tetratricopeptide repeat protein yields the protein MLLDSRRGSFLSLSVFLNSLLVAVACAWFAANCVAVEPEPEPQTTASDPRVGTKVLVTTAGAELKTPKAVVWRAYLGEVFTVSLVNGEWLWINEKQGWMWDRQTVPLATAIQETSTRLNESPTAENFHLRGVAWLAHDDYDKAIADFTQCLAKEPRNAGAFNNRGQAHYLKKDFQRAIADFSRALSIDAKHFLALNNRALAYIATEQFDPAVKDIEAALALNPEYPEALNNRGVVRQKQGNTQQAIADFSAALKIDPSYTDAYGNRAYAYRMSGKYADAIQDLKTAMQKNPLNFEPVNDLGWVLATAKDNSIRNPAEAVAMAKKACEMTQYENWNALDTLAAASAEAGDFKNAGQWITTAIEKAPEDRRAPLKAHQELILSGKPIRD from the coding sequence ATGCTCCTGGATTCCCGCCGCGGTTCGTTCCTTTCGTTGTCTGTATTCTTGAACTCGCTGCTGGTCGCCGTTGCGTGCGCCTGGTTCGCTGCAAATTGTGTTGCCGTGGAACCGGAGCCGGAGCCTCAAACCACCGCCAGCGATCCTCGGGTCGGAACGAAGGTTCTGGTCACCACGGCCGGAGCGGAACTGAAAACGCCGAAAGCCGTTGTGTGGCGCGCGTATCTGGGCGAAGTGTTCACCGTGTCGCTGGTCAACGGCGAATGGTTGTGGATCAACGAAAAGCAGGGCTGGATGTGGGACCGGCAGACCGTTCCGCTGGCGACCGCCATTCAGGAAACGTCCACGCGTCTGAACGAAAGCCCGACGGCGGAAAACTTTCATCTGCGAGGCGTGGCGTGGCTGGCTCACGATGATTACGACAAGGCGATCGCGGACTTCACGCAGTGCCTGGCGAAGGAACCTCGCAACGCCGGAGCCTTCAACAATCGCGGTCAGGCCCATTATCTGAAAAAGGATTTCCAACGGGCCATCGCGGACTTTTCGCGAGCCCTGTCGATCGATGCGAAGCACTTCCTGGCGCTGAACAACCGCGCGCTGGCATACATCGCCACGGAACAGTTCGACCCCGCCGTTAAGGACATCGAAGCCGCGCTGGCGCTGAATCCGGAATACCCGGAGGCTCTCAACAACCGCGGCGTCGTGCGTCAGAAGCAGGGCAACACGCAGCAGGCGATCGCTGATTTCAGTGCGGCGCTGAAGATTGATCCGTCCTACACCGACGCCTACGGCAATCGAGCGTACGCTTACCGCATGTCCGGAAAGTACGCGGACGCCATCCAGGATCTGAAAACCGCCATGCAGAAGAATCCGCTGAACTTTGAACCGGTCAATGACCTGGGCTGGGTACTCGCCACGGCAAAGGACAACAGCATTCGCAATCCTGCCGAAGCCGTTGCCATGGCAAAGAAGGCCTGCGAAATGACGCAATACGAAAACTGGAACGCGCTCGACACGCTGGCCGCCGCGTCGGCAGAGGCCGGCGATTTCAAGAATGCCGGTCAGTGGATCACCACCGCCATCGAAAAAGCGCCGGAAGACAGGCGAGCACCGCTGAAGGCTCACCAGGAACTTATCCTGTCCGGCAAGCCGATCCGCGACTGA
- a CDS encoding prepilin-type N-terminal cleavage/methylation domain-containing protein, which yields MNTPPFVHNPCDAAITARNCAVRNITARNSAAIPVRADRRRWENSRTAGYTLLEMLIAMVLVSALMSAVWGLMSMYNGLLTAGTAQTTEQQLVRSLFRIVADDLNAAGTGRADVGLIETNSDGATVSGIAADSVGFDSGEPGFSGFDAVAMSDPFAAGLTSARVEVPGTVSVHGTVSALRLSIRQAPLQAAEPLSDIDLLTQLGGGSDLRTDDSPDGIAADVPEFQTVVYQFQPFGQSEAGTSLAPGLYRIQADSSKLLAAVADQSTAERNQAGNAVEITRSTLDALLYPPADSLTDTESLRAAAVSTPPSVEWIPEVVGCRFAYFDGSTWSAEWTDADAFRTLAAIRVEFDLVNANELELIRAAFPGQVDSGYPLSPMNDRSAPDVTRRSTSVRDSASAAPLAAIRPRFHSRIILMNASVLPVANNAGSVSFGEELLP from the coding sequence ATGAACACGCCGCCTTTCGTCCACAACCCGTGTGACGCGGCCATTACCGCGCGAAACTGCGCTGTGCGCAACATCACCGCGCGAAACAGCGCTGCGATTCCCGTTCGCGCGGACAGACGTCGCTGGGAGAACTCGCGAACTGCTGGTTACACGCTGCTGGAAATGCTGATCGCGATGGTGCTGGTGTCGGCTCTGATGTCGGCCGTGTGGGGCCTGATGTCCATGTACAACGGCCTGCTGACGGCCGGAACCGCTCAGACAACCGAACAGCAGCTTGTCCGTTCGCTGTTCCGAATCGTCGCTGACGATCTGAACGCCGCGGGAACCGGACGTGCCGATGTCGGTCTGATCGAAACCAACAGCGATGGTGCGACGGTGAGCGGCATTGCAGCGGACAGCGTCGGCTTCGATTCGGGTGAACCGGGCTTCTCCGGTTTTGATGCCGTCGCGATGTCCGATCCGTTTGCCGCCGGTTTGACATCCGCGCGCGTCGAAGTGCCCGGCACCGTGTCCGTGCATGGAACGGTGTCGGCGCTGCGTCTTTCAATTCGGCAAGCGCCGCTGCAAGCCGCGGAACCTCTGTCTGACATCGACCTGTTGACACAGCTTGGCGGCGGGTCGGATCTCCGGACGGACGACAGCCCCGATGGCATCGCTGCCGATGTGCCGGAATTTCAGACGGTCGTTTATCAGTTCCAGCCATTCGGGCAGTCGGAAGCAGGGACGTCGCTGGCTCCCGGCTTGTATCGCATTCAGGCTGACAGCTCGAAGCTTCTGGCTGCGGTCGCCGACCAGTCGACAGCGGAACGCAATCAGGCCGGCAATGCGGTCGAAATCACTCGCAGCACACTGGATGCGCTGTTGTATCCGCCGGCTGATTCGCTGACCGATACCGAGTCGCTGCGGGCCGCGGCAGTCTCGACGCCGCCGAGTGTCGAATGGATTCCCGAAGTTGTCGGTTGCCGGTTTGCGTACTTCGACGGCAGCACGTGGTCCGCCGAATGGACGGACGCCGACGCGTTTCGCACGCTGGCTGCGATCCGCGTCGAATTTGATCTTGTCAACGCGAACGAACTGGAATTGATCCGCGCCGCCTTTCCCGGGCAGGTCGATTCCGGTTATCCACTGTCGCCGATGAACGATCGTTCCGCGCCGGACGTCACGAGGCGATCAACGTCGGTGCGCGATTCTGCTTCCGCGGCTCCCCTGGCGGCAATCAGGCCGCGATTTCACAGTCGAATCATCCTGATGAATGCGTCCGTCCTGCCGGTTGCGAACAATGCCGGATCGGTTTCGTTCGGTGAGGAGCTGCTGCCATGA
- a CDS encoding prepilin-type N-terminal cleavage/methylation domain-containing protein — protein MKRCCDSDVRARNGYSLLELLIVLGILSAMAAIAVPSLQGPLDKSRLRSAGGQVRTSLAKARSIAIREGAVVEFRYRIGGREWQLRQRMPATISDAGRAVSNQLQSNQPAFATGPAEFDNGVIGDRAADPQIDATPFRIVRTGLLPDGVQFSANPVGDSSTENDGATFSDATSFGGSDTPAWSDPISFFPNGASRDASLIVTGSRDFVVHVSVRGLTSAVSCSAPVRRTAHSSSGENPIAERQPTEGAVP, from the coding sequence ATGAAACGCTGCTGCGATTCAGACGTCAGGGCTCGGAACGGCTATTCGCTGCTGGAATTGCTGATCGTTCTGGGCATTCTTTCCGCGATGGCAGCGATCGCGGTTCCGTCGCTGCAGGGGCCGCTGGACAAGAGCCGCCTGCGAAGTGCCGGCGGACAGGTGCGAACATCGCTGGCAAAAGCGCGTTCGATCGCCATCCGCGAAGGAGCGGTTGTTGAGTTTCGCTACCGAATCGGCGGCCGGGAATGGCAGCTTCGGCAACGCATGCCGGCGACCATTTCCGACGCCGGTCGGGCGGTTTCAAATCAACTGCAGTCGAATCAGCCGGCGTTCGCCACAGGTCCCGCCGAATTCGACAACGGTGTCATCGGCGACCGCGCTGCGGATCCTCAAATCGACGCGACGCCGTTTCGCATTGTTCGTACCGGACTGTTGCCCGACGGCGTGCAGTTCAGCGCGAACCCGGTCGGCGACAGTTCCACCGAGAACGACGGGGCGACTTTCAGCGACGCGACGTCGTTCGGAGGCAGTGATACACCTGCCTGGTCGGATCCGATTTCGTTCTTCCCCAACGGAGCGAGCCGCGACGCGTCGCTGATCGTCACCGGCAGCCGCGATTTTGTGGTGCATGTTTCCGTTCGCGGACTGACATCGGCGGTTTCCTGTTCGGCACCAGTGCGCAGGACAGCGCATTCGTCATCGGGCGAGAATCCAATCGCGGAGCGGCAGCCGACCGAAGGAGCGGTCCCATGA
- a CDS encoding type II secretion system protein GspG — protein MKTNRLASERIARGGFTLTELLIVMAILVLLVSLVGPRLLGSKQKADINSVKTQIGMFQSALERYAIDMNRFPSTEQGLTALVSVPSGDTGSAGVSTSDSAVELEGDDATAAASGSQWDGPYLKTETLPRDPWGNSYRYEFPPTHNKMNQPDIWSFGPDGQENTDDDIVSWTGDGTAGDGADAGAADSVATN, from the coding sequence ATGAAAACCAATCGACTTGCATCCGAACGTATCGCCCGCGGCGGTTTCACGCTGACGGAGCTGCTGATCGTGATGGCCATTCTGGTGCTGCTGGTGTCGCTGGTCGGACCGCGACTGCTGGGCAGCAAACAGAAGGCCGACATCAATTCGGTGAAGACTCAGATCGGCATGTTTCAGTCGGCGCTGGAACGCTATGCAATTGACATGAACCGATTCCCGTCCACCGAACAGGGACTTACGGCATTGGTGTCTGTTCCTTCCGGCGACACGGGATCGGCTGGTGTCAGCACATCAGATTCAGCTGTCGAACTGGAAGGCGACGACGCTACTGCGGCCGCGTCCGGTTCGCAGTGGGACGGCCCCTATCTGAAGACGGAAACGCTGCCGCGCGATCCGTGGGGTAACAGTTACCGCTACGAATTCCCGCCGACGCACAACAAGATGAATCAGCCGGACATCTGGTCATTCGGTCCGGACGGTCAGGAAAACACGGATGACGACATTGTCAGTTGGACGGGAGACGGAACCGCCGGCGATGGTGCCGATGCCGGCGCCGCTGATTCCGTCGCCACGAACTGA
- a CDS encoding bile acid:sodium symporter family protein — protein MSDRTTDSADYESTSVRRATMLAGTGLLAAAFVSAAILTVSLASGRTSWVAPSLTGMAISLAVASSVLPRLRPKSFTIWTIATVILGMSYPAWFIGIGDFEFTRLFVPILQVIMFGMGTTLSIADFARVARMPWGILVGVTCQFSIMPMVGFLLAHAMGLPPEIAAGMILVGVSPSGLASNVMSYIAKANVAMSVTMTAATTLIAPILTPVLMHLLAGEMIAIDVPAMMLSMAKIVLIPVLGGLVFHHLFYHRFHWLDRVMPLISMTGIIVLTVLTVATGRDNLMQMGLLLIGACLLHCVAGFTLGYVVCRLLDLDLQTCRTISLEVGLQNAGLASGLAKELNRVATLGLAPIVFGPVMNTVASIIANWWRTHPVPSPHSLSAEVSRTEDSDSEPVHAAK, from the coding sequence ATGTCAGACCGAACAACGGACTCCGCGGACTATGAATCGACTTCCGTTCGCAGGGCGACAATGTTGGCCGGAACAGGACTGCTGGCCGCAGCGTTCGTGTCTGCGGCGATCCTGACTGTGTCCCTGGCGTCGGGTCGAACTTCATGGGTCGCACCGTCACTGACCGGCATGGCGATCAGCCTGGCTGTGGCATCGTCTGTTCTGCCGCGTCTGCGTCCAAAGTCGTTCACGATCTGGACGATCGCCACCGTTATCCTGGGAATGTCGTACCCGGCATGGTTTATCGGCATCGGCGACTTTGAGTTTACCAGGCTGTTCGTGCCGATCCTTCAGGTCATCATGTTCGGCATGGGCACAACGTTAAGCATCGCCGACTTTGCTCGCGTGGCCAGAATGCCGTGGGGTATTCTGGTGGGAGTCACGTGCCAGTTCAGCATCATGCCGATGGTCGGGTTCCTTCTGGCGCATGCCATGGGGCTGCCTCCGGAAATCGCCGCAGGGATGATTCTGGTGGGAGTGTCTCCCAGCGGTCTGGCGTCTAACGTGATGTCCTATATTGCAAAGGCAAATGTCGCGATGTCTGTGACCATGACAGCGGCAACCACGCTCATCGCGCCGATCCTGACACCTGTGCTGATGCACCTGCTGGCCGGAGAAATGATTGCCATTGACGTTCCGGCGATGATGCTCAGCATGGCGAAGATCGTGCTGATTCCGGTCCTGGGTGGTCTGGTGTTTCATCACCTGTTCTACCATCGCTTTCACTGGCTGGACCGGGTCATGCCGCTGATTTCCATGACGGGAATCATTGTGCTGACCGTGCTGACGGTCGCCACCGGCCGCGACAATCTGATGCAGATGGGACTGCTGCTGATCGGTGCCTGTCTGCTGCACTGCGTGGCCGGCTTCACTTTGGGATACGTTGTTTGCCGCCTGCTGGATCTGGATCTGCAGACCTGCCGAACGATCTCGCTGGAAGTCGGCCTTCAGAACGCAGGCCTGGCCTCCGGACTCGCCAAAGAACTTAACAGAGTCGCAACACTGGGACTGGCGCCAATCGTGTTCGGGCCGGTCATGAACACCGTCGCGTCAATCATCGCCAACTGGTGGAGAACACATCCGGTGCCGTCACCGCATTCGCTTTCGGCGGAAGTTTCCCGCACGGAAGATTCCGATTCCGAACCCGTACACGCCGCGAAATAA
- the carB gene encoding carbamoyl-phosphate synthase large subunit, which produces MPRRDDIHKILIIGSGPIVIGQACEFDYSGTQACKALREEGYEVVLVNSNPATIMTDPDTADRTYIEPITWQYVEKIIERERPDALLPTLGGQTGLNTAMDLVKHGVLEKYGVEMIAARQDVIKKAEERELFKVAMQKIGLDVPRSRVVHNMQEAREAVQEIGLPIIIRASFTLGGTGGGIAYNVDEFEGKVRHGLALSPINEVLLEESILGWKEYEMEVMRDRADNVVIICAIENFDPMGVHTGDSITVAPAQTLSDKEYQRMRDATIACMREIGVETGGSNVQFAINPDDGRMVIIEMNPRVSRSSALASKATGFPIAKIAAKLAVGYTLDEIPNDITRETLACFEPTIDYVVTKIPRWTFEKFPEADPTLTVQMKSVGETMAIGRTFRESFQKALRGLEIGHFGLGGGKKDLWGTDRQPDRDEIQSKLSIPNADRVFYLRYALKAGMSVEEIHNITDIDPWFLRNLQQLVQIEDRIRSVSRLEDAGPELIRLAKQNGFSDAQLAWWWDTSQMDVRRHRKSLGIEATFKQVDTCAAEFEAYTPYYYSTYEQEDETPAKKPGTRRIMILGGGPNRIGQGIEFDYCCCQAAFALKELGIESIMVNSNPETVSTDYDTSDYLFFEPLTTEDVLNICDRMQPDGVIVQFGGQTPLNLARGLEAAGVNVIGTSPDMIDAAEDRERFQAILEKLHLRQPPNGIASNIEAARAAADRIGFPVLVRPSYVLGGRAMEICYDQESLVRYMTEAVDVSPDKPVLIDKFLEDAIEVDVDAISDGVTTVVGGIMEHIEEAGVHSGDSACALPPHSLPKPVLDEIRVATHALAKELGVNGLMNIQFAVKVTDHQHTVYILEVNPRASRTSPFVSKAIGRSLARIAAKVMTGVSLREQGVTEEVIPEYTSVKESVFPFNRFTGVDIVLGPEMRSTGEVMGIDSQFAMAFAKSQTAAGARLPTSGKVFISVAATVKARLIEPARRLKQLGFEIVCTSGTARVFEDAGIVVERVKKLKEGRPNLLDLMANGEIQFILNTPSGKGARTDEGRIRAASVAHGIPCVTTLPGCLAVVDALEAMAAQPELQVKSLQEWAADPA; this is translated from the coding sequence GTGCCACGGCGAGACGACATTCACAAGATCCTGATTATCGGTTCCGGTCCCATCGTGATCGGCCAGGCGTGCGAATTCGACTACTCGGGAACTCAGGCCTGCAAAGCGCTGCGGGAAGAAGGTTACGAGGTCGTGCTGGTGAATTCGAATCCGGCCACGATCATGACAGACCCCGACACCGCCGACCGCACTTACATCGAACCGATTACCTGGCAATACGTCGAAAAAATCATCGAGCGCGAACGTCCGGACGCGCTGCTGCCGACTCTGGGAGGCCAGACGGGCCTGAACACGGCGATGGACCTGGTGAAGCACGGCGTGCTGGAAAAATACGGCGTCGAAATGATCGCCGCCCGCCAGGACGTCATCAAAAAGGCGGAGGAACGCGAACTGTTCAAGGTCGCGATGCAGAAAATCGGCCTGGACGTTCCCCGCAGTCGCGTCGTTCACAACATGCAGGAAGCTCGCGAAGCCGTGCAGGAAATCGGCCTGCCGATCATTATTCGAGCCAGCTTTACTCTGGGAGGAACCGGCGGCGGCATCGCCTACAACGTCGATGAATTTGAAGGCAAGGTTCGCCACGGACTGGCGCTGTCACCCATCAACGAAGTGCTGCTGGAAGAATCGATTCTGGGCTGGAAAGAGTACGAAATGGAAGTGATGCGTGACCGCGCAGACAACGTGGTCATCATCTGCGCCATCGAAAACTTCGACCCGATGGGAGTCCACACCGGCGATTCCATCACGGTCGCTCCGGCTCAGACGCTGTCGGACAAGGAATACCAGCGGATGCGGGACGCGACGATCGCCTGCATGCGCGAAATCGGTGTCGAAACCGGCGGTTCCAACGTGCAGTTCGCCATCAATCCCGACGACGGCCGGATGGTGATTATCGAGATGAACCCGCGAGTCAGCCGGTCCAGCGCGCTGGCGTCCAAGGCCACCGGATTTCCCATTGCAAAGATCGCCGCAAAACTTGCCGTCGGCTATACGCTGGACGAAATTCCCAACGATATTACTCGCGAAACGCTGGCCTGCTTCGAACCCACAATCGACTACGTCGTCACGAAGATTCCTCGCTGGACGTTCGAGAAATTTCCCGAAGCCGATCCGACGCTGACCGTCCAGATGAAGTCCGTCGGCGAAACCATGGCCATCGGTCGTACGTTTCGGGAGTCCTTCCAGAAGGCTCTGCGCGGCCTGGAAATCGGCCACTTCGGACTCGGCGGAGGCAAGAAGGATCTGTGGGGCACCGATCGTCAGCCGGACCGCGATGAGATTCAAAGCAAGCTGTCGATTCCCAATGCGGATCGAGTCTTCTATTTGCGGTATGCTCTGAAGGCCGGTATGTCGGTTGAGGAAATCCACAATATCACCGACATCGATCCGTGGTTCCTTCGCAACCTGCAGCAGCTTGTCCAGATTGAAGACCGGATCCGCTCCGTCAGCAGACTGGAAGACGCCGGCCCCGAACTGATCCGGCTGGCCAAACAGAACGGATTCTCCGACGCTCAACTGGCGTGGTGGTGGGACACGTCGCAGATGGATGTTCGCCGGCACCGCAAATCGCTGGGCATCGAAGCCACGTTCAAACAGGTCGATACCTGCGCCGCGGAATTTGAAGCCTATACGCCGTATTACTATTCGACCTACGAACAGGAAGACGAAACTCCGGCAAAGAAGCCGGGCACTCGGCGGATCATGATTCTCGGCGGCGGGCCGAATCGCATCGGCCAGGGAATCGAATTCGACTACTGCTGCTGCCAGGCCGCGTTCGCTCTGAAGGAACTCGGCATCGAAAGCATCATGGTCAATTCCAATCCGGAAACCGTGTCGACCGATTACGACACATCCGACTATCTGTTCTTTGAACCACTGACGACGGAAGACGTGCTGAACATCTGCGACCGCATGCAGCCCGACGGTGTCATTGTGCAGTTCGGAGGTCAAACGCCGCTGAATCTGGCTCGCGGGCTGGAAGCGGCGGGCGTCAACGTCATCGGCACCAGCCCGGACATGATCGATGCCGCGGAAGACCGCGAACGGTTTCAGGCAATTCTGGAAAAGCTGCACCTGCGTCAGCCGCCCAACGGCATCGCCAGCAACATCGAAGCCGCGCGAGCCGCCGCGGATCGCATTGGCTTCCCTGTTCTGGTGCGTCCCAGCTACGTGCTGGGCGGTCGAGCGATGGAGATCTGCTACGACCAGGAATCGCTCGTCCGCTACATGACCGAAGCCGTGGATGTCTCGCCCGACAAACCTGTGCTGATCGACAAGTTTCTGGAAGATGCGATCGAAGTCGACGTCGACGCGATTTCCGACGGCGTCACTACCGTCGTCGGCGGCATTATGGAGCATATCGAAGAAGCGGGAGTCCACTCCGGTGATTCCGCCTGTGCGCTGCCTCCGCATTCGCTGCCGAAGCCGGTGCTCGACGAAATCCGCGTCGCCACTCACGCTCTGGCGAAGGAACTGGGTGTGAACGGCCTGATGAATATCCAGTTCGCCGTGAAAGTCACCGACCATCAGCACACGGTGTATATCCTGGAAGTCAACCCGCGAGCCAGCCGGACTTCGCCGTTCGTATCCAAAGCCATCGGCCGGTCGCTGGCACGCATCGCCGCAAAAGTTATGACCGGCGTTTCCCTTCGCGAACAGGGCGTGACGGAAGAAGTCATTCCCGAATACACGTCCGTCAAGGAAAGCGTGTTTCCGTTCAATCGCTTCACCGGCGTTGACATTGTGCTGGGGCCGGAAATGCGTTCAACCGGCGAAGTCATGGGAATCGACAGCCAGTTCGCCATGGCCTTCGCGAAATCGCAAACCGCAGCGGGAGCCAGGCTGCCGACGTCCGGCAAAGTCTTCATCAGCGTCGCCGCGACCGTGAAGGCCAGACTGATTGAACCTGCGCGGCGACTGAAGCAGCTCGGCTTCGAAATCGTCTGCACCAGCGGAACCGCGCGAGTCTTTGAAGACGCCGGCATCGTGGTGGAACGCGTCAAAAAGCTGAAGGAAGGCCGCCCGAACCTTCTGGACCTGATGGCCAACGGCGAAATTCAATTCATCCTGAACACACCCAGCGGCAAGGGTGCCCGTACGGACGAAGGCCGCATCCGAGCCGCCTCCGTCGCCCACGGCATCCCCTGCGTCACAACGCTTCCCGGCTGCCTCGCCGTCGTCGACGCCCTGGAAGCCATGGCCGCTCAGCCCGAACTGCAGGTCAAAAGCCTCCAGGAATGGGCCGCAGACCCGGCCTGA